The Polyangium aurulentum genomic interval CTGCATTCGGAGGCGTTCCTGAATGTGCGCTACATCGGCGGCGGCGCCACGGGCCAGAGCGAGCCCGAGCCGCCCGGCGACGGGTACACGAAGAACTGGCTGCATTTCCTCACGGTGTCGCTGGGCGCTTCGATTTCGACGTTCTAGGGCGCCGCGATCGCCCGATCGATGATCGCGCCCACGTGCGCGAGCGCGTGGTCGAGGTCGAAGCAACGATCGAGCTCGCCCGGCGCGAGCGTGGCCGCGATGTCGGGGTCGGCCGCGAGCAGATCGCGGAAGCGGCCCTCGCCGCCAATCGCACGCATCGCGTTGCGCTGCACGATCGCGTACGCGCCCTGCCGCGGCTTGCCGTGTCCGACGAGCGCGAGCAGCACCGCCTCGCTGAAGAACAGCCCCCCGGTGCGCTCGAGGTTCTTGCGCAGGTTGTCCTCGTAGACCACGAGCCCCTCGACGAGCGACGTCGTGCGCTCGAGCATGAAGCCGAGCGTCGTGGTCGCATCGGGCGCGATCATGCGCTCGACCGACGAGTGCGAGATGTCGCGCTCGTGCCACAGGGCCACGTCCTCGAGGGCCGGGATCACGGCCGCGCGAACGACCCGCGCGAGCCCGCAGAGGTTCTCGCTCAGGATCGGGTTGCGCTTGTGCGGCATCGCGCTCGAGCCCTTCTGCCCCGCGGTGAACTTCTCCTCGGCCTCGGCGACCTCGGTGCGCTGCCAGTGTCGCACGTTGGTCGCGAGCCGCTCGATGCCCGCCGCCACGAGCGCGAGCGCCGCGAAGAAGGCGGCGTGCCGGTCGCGCGGGACCACCTGCGTCGAGACCGTCTCGGCGCGCAAGCCGAGCGCCGCGAGCGCGCGCTCCTCGATCGCGGGCGTCAGGTGCGCGTAGGTCCCCACCGCGCCCGAGATGTTGCCGACCGCGATCTCCTCGCGCGCCGCGCGCAGCCGCGCCCTGCCCCGCTTCATCTCGGCGAGGTGCCCCGCGAGCGCGAGGCCGAAGGTGACAGGCTCGGCGTGGATGCCGTGGCTCCTGCCGATCATGGGCGTCTTTCTGTGCTCGTCGGC includes:
- the purB gene encoding adenylosuccinate lyase, with protein sequence MIPRYTPPAFAQLWSSETRYAVWLDVELAACEAMEAEGLVPAGTAASIRGKSLKLDPARIEEIERTVKHDVIAFLTHVEELAGPDARWLHRGMTSSDVLDTSLAVLLVRAADELLARIDALVAALARRADEHRKTPMIGRSHGIHAEPVTFGLALAGHLAEMKRGRARLRAAREEIAVGNISGAVGTYAHLTPAIEERALAALGLRAETVSTQVVPRDRHAAFFAALALVAAGIERLATNVRHWQRTEVAEAEEKFTAGQKGSSAMPHKRNPILSENLCGLARVVRAAVIPALEDVALWHERDISHSSVERMIAPDATTTLGFMLERTTSLVEGLVVYEDNLRKNLERTGGLFFSEAVLLALVGHGKPRQGAYAIVQRNAMRAIGGEGRFRDLLAADPDIAATLAPGELDRCFDLDHALAHVGAIIDRAIAAP